In one Persephonella sp. genomic region, the following are encoded:
- the mltG gene encoding endolytic transglycosylase MltG — translation MIRYTAGFLFAIVAFGFIFLYTQINMKRKIQPVEISIPSGTTISEIGKILEKNRVIKNKFIFILYSKVKGGFPKSGYYRFEGNLSIKDVWEKLYRGKERLFRFTIIPGEDLIDIGEKLENKGFIQKERFYRYVFNKENVRRFGLKGDSFEGYFPPETYHFRKNAEVEEIIKSFLSIFKKRYRPVLKNVNGLSDYEVMIIASLVEKETAVPEEKPIIAGIIIKRLKKGMKLQIDPTVIYALKLQGKWKGKLEKKDMEVDSPYNTYLNSGLPPTPISSFSLQTLKSVINYKETDFLYFFSKDGKRHIFSRSYKEHLKNIKK, via the coding sequence ATGATTAGATACACAGCCGGATTTCTTTTTGCTATTGTAGCTTTTGGTTTTATTTTTTTATACACCCAGATAAATATGAAAAGAAAGATACAACCTGTTGAAATATCCATACCATCAGGAACGACCATATCAGAAATTGGAAAAATCCTTGAAAAAAACAGGGTAATAAAAAACAAATTTATATTTATCCTTTACTCAAAAGTTAAAGGGGGATTTCCTAAATCTGGATATTACAGATTTGAGGGAAATCTCAGCATAAAAGATGTGTGGGAAAAGCTCTATAGAGGAAAAGAAAGGCTTTTCAGGTTTACGATAATTCCCGGCGAAGATCTGATAGATATAGGTGAAAAGCTTGAAAATAAAGGATTTATTCAAAAAGAAAGGTTTTACAGATATGTTTTTAATAAAGAAAATGTCAGAAGGTTTGGTCTGAAGGGAGACAGTTTTGAAGGATACTTTCCACCTGAAACTTACCATTTTAGAAAAAACGCTGAAGTTGAGGAGATCATTAAAAGCTTTTTAAGTATATTCAAAAAAAGATACAGACCTGTTTTAAAAAATGTTAATGGGCTTTCAGATTATGAAGTGATGATAATAGCATCTCTTGTTGAAAAAGAGACAGCTGTTCCTGAAGAAAAACCGATAATAGCAGGTATAATCATAAAAAGGCTTAAAAAAGGCATGAAACTCCAGATAGATCCAACTGTTATATACGCCCTTAAACTACAGGGAAAATGGAAGGGAAAACTTGAAAAAAAGGATATGGAGGTTGACTCACCTTACAACACTTACCTGAACAGTGGTCTTCCTCCTACGCCTATTTCAAGTTTCTCTCTCCAAACTTTAAAATCTGTAATTAATTATAAAGAGACAGATTTTTTGTATTTTTTTTCAAAAGACGGAAAGAGACATATATTTTCCAGATCATACAAGGAACATCTTAAAAATATAAAAAAGTAG
- the ruvX gene encoding Holliday junction resolvase RuvX translates to MGERVLALDVGLKRIGVAYSDPLGISANPLTPIENDKDVFNKIKQIIKDYGIKTVVVGLPLTLKGEEGEQAKITREFVEKMKQEIPDIEVKFVDERFTTTLAEKQLRETTKKSKRKKMIDSVSAVYILKTYLDSLHMR, encoded by the coding sequence ATGGGAGAAAGAGTTTTAGCCCTTGATGTTGGACTGAAAAGAATTGGGGTCGCTTACAGCGATCCCCTTGGAATTTCTGCAAATCCTCTCACTCCGATTGAAAATGACAAAGATGTATTCAATAAAATAAAACAGATCATAAAAGATTACGGCATAAAAACTGTTGTTGTCGGTCTTCCTCTCACATTAAAGGGAGAAGAAGGGGAACAGGCAAAGATAACAAGAGAGTTTGTTGAAAAGATGAAGCAGGAGATCCCAGATATTGAGGTTAAGTTTGTGGACGAGAGGTTTACAACAACACTGGCAGAGAAACAGCTAAGAGAAACAACTAAAAAGTCAAAAAGGAAAAAGATGATTGATTCTGTTTCGGCTGTTTACATACTGAAGACATATCTTGACAGCCTACATATGCGATGA
- a CDS encoding DUF2892 domain-containing protein — protein MMGFWDAVVRVLIGVIFVWLGIEKGGVFEIAQIVGYILILTSIISFCPLYKLAGISSRCEECETA, from the coding sequence ATGATGGGTTTTTGGGACGCAGTGGTGAGGGTTCTCATTGGAGTTATTTTTGTATGGCTCGGTATTGAAAAAGGAGGGGTTTTTGAAATCGCACAGATTGTAGGGTATATTCTGATTTTAACCTCAATTATCTCCTTCTGCCCCCTTTATAAACTTGCAGGAATATCATCAAGATGTGAGGAATGTGAAACAGCCTGA